A single window of Intrasporangium calvum DSM 43043 DNA harbors:
- a CDS encoding M23 family metallopeptidase: MQEPIRPTTGPTVVHIRMRGRTLTFATGVTLFALLPFLGGSAPQLERQSVVLAAGAAAAVPAAPSIPAPAYPQGVTPEMSGSLSGLSSAIGGGLFQFPGLSLSPTLAPALGSLLPGQQAEMRFIHPVPGGLSSTFGPRMHPVLGVPMFHTGIDLAAACGTPIRAAASGTVVYAEVSASWGARTIIEHSPTLKTAYGHQSKFLVKEGDVVKQGDIIGLVGTTGWSTGCHLHFDVILDDRYVDPAPYLGLPSSHAPSIPFLAAPHVVRDDTGRPFHTVEDGDVPIPSPTSSSTPSSQPSGSTTPSPSDTSSTTAPPTTDPTTTDPTTDPTTTDPTTDPTTTDPTTDPTTTDPTTTDPTTDPTTTDPTTDPTTTDPTTTAPAPSTTSEPTTTNATTAEPAPSTTSEPTTTNATTAEPAPSTTSEPTTTNATTAEPAPSTTSEPTTTNATTAEPAPSTTSEPTTTNATTAEPAPSTTSEPAATTAPSEPATTSDVAEPTTASATASATASTD, encoded by the coding sequence GTGCAGGAGCCGATCAGGCCGACCACCGGCCCGACCGTGGTTCACATCCGGATGCGCGGTCGGACCTTGACGTTCGCGACCGGTGTCACGCTCTTCGCCCTGCTCCCCTTCCTCGGTGGCAGCGCGCCCCAGCTCGAGCGGCAGTCCGTGGTCCTCGCCGCCGGAGCCGCAGCAGCGGTCCCAGCCGCGCCGAGCATCCCCGCGCCGGCCTACCCCCAAGGCGTCACGCCGGAAATGTCGGGGTCGCTCTCTGGGCTCTCGTCAGCGATCGGCGGAGGACTGTTCCAGTTCCCGGGGCTCTCGCTCTCCCCCACCCTGGCGCCAGCCCTCGGGTCGCTGCTTCCGGGCCAACAGGCCGAGATGCGTTTCATCCACCCGGTTCCGGGCGGACTGTCGTCCACCTTCGGCCCGCGCATGCACCCCGTGCTGGGGGTGCCGATGTTCCACACCGGCATCGACCTCGCAGCGGCCTGTGGCACACCGATCCGTGCCGCCGCGTCCGGCACCGTCGTCTACGCCGAAGTCTCAGCGTCCTGGGGCGCCCGGACCATCATCGAGCACAGCCCGACCCTGAAGACGGCCTACGGCCACCAGTCCAAGTTCCTCGTCAAGGAGGGGGACGTCGTCAAGCAGGGCGACATCATCGGACTGGTCGGGACCACCGGCTGGTCCACCGGCTGCCACCTGCACTTCGACGTCATCCTCGACGACCGCTACGTCGACCCGGCTCCCTACCTCGGCCTGCCGTCGTCGCACGCTCCGAGCATCCCCTTCCTGGCCGCGCCTCATGTCGTCCGGGACGACACGGGCCGGCCGTTCCACACCGTGGAGGACGGCGACGTGCCCATCCCGTCCCCGACCTCGTCCTCGACTCCGAGCTCGCAGCCCTCCGGCAGCACCACTCCCAGCCCGTCAGACACGAGCTCGACGACGGCACCGCCGACCACGGATCCCACCACGACCGACCCGACCACGGATCCCACCACGACCGACCCCACCACGGATCCCACCACGACCGACCCGACCACGGATCCCACCACGACCGACCCCACCACGACCGACCCGACCACGGATCCCACCACGACCGACCCGACCACGGATCCCACCACGACCGACCCCACCACCACGGCTCCTGCACCCAGCACCACGTCCGAGCCGACCACGACGAACGCGACCACCGCCGAGCCCGCTCCCAGCACCACGTCCGAGCCGACCACGACGAACGCGACCACCGCCGAGCCCGCTCCCAGCACCACGTCCGAGCCGACCACGACGAACGCGACCACCGCCGAGCCAGCTCCCAGCACCACGTCCGAGCCGACCACGACGAACGCGACCACCGCCGAGCCCGCTCCCAGCACCACGTCCGAGCCGACCACGACGAACGCGACCACCGCCGAGCCCGCTCCCAGCACCACGTCCGAGCCGGCGGCCACCACAGCTCCGAGCGAGCCCGCGACCACCTCCGACGTCGCAGAGCCGACCACCGCGAGCGCCACGGCGAGCGCCACAGCGAGCACCGACTAG
- a CDS encoding amino acid ABC transporter ATP-binding protein: MDEANAVGSDARRDASTDGQHPIVVVEGVNKHFGDLHVLKDINLTVGKGDVVVVLGPSGSGKSTLCRTINRLETFETGRILIDGQPLPEEGKALAKLRADVGMVFQSFNLFAHKTILQNVTLGPMKVRGIGKAEAERKATELLERVGVQQQRDKYPAQLSGGQQQRVAIARSLAMNPKVMLFDEPTSALDPEMINEVLDVMTSLAKEGMTMIVVTHEMGFARRAADRVVFMDEGEIVEQDTPEEFFTNARSPRAKDFLSKILTH; this comes from the coding sequence ATGGACGAAGCGAATGCCGTCGGCAGCGATGCCCGACGTGACGCGAGCACCGACGGCCAGCACCCCATCGTGGTCGTCGAGGGCGTCAACAAGCACTTCGGCGACCTGCACGTGCTCAAGGACATCAACCTCACCGTGGGCAAGGGGGACGTCGTCGTGGTGCTCGGCCCGTCCGGGTCGGGCAAGTCGACGCTCTGCCGCACCATCAACCGTCTCGAGACCTTCGAGACGGGCCGCATCCTCATCGACGGCCAGCCGCTGCCGGAGGAGGGCAAGGCGCTGGCAAAGCTGCGGGCGGACGTCGGAATGGTCTTCCAGTCCTTCAACCTCTTCGCCCACAAGACGATCCTGCAGAACGTCACGCTCGGGCCGATGAAGGTCCGGGGCATCGGCAAGGCGGAGGCCGAGAGGAAGGCCACGGAGCTGCTCGAGCGCGTCGGGGTCCAGCAGCAGAGGGACAAGTACCCGGCGCAGCTCTCGGGTGGCCAGCAGCAGCGGGTCGCCATCGCCAGGTCCTTGGCGATGAACCCCAAGGTCATGCTCTTCGACGAGCCGACCTCGGCTCTCGACCCCGAGATGATCAACGAGGTCCTCGACGTCATGACGAGCCTCGCCAAGGAGGGCATGACGATGATCGTCGTGACCCACGAGATGGGCTTCGCCCGTCGGGCGGCGGACCGCGTCGTCTTCATGGACGAGGGCGAGATCGTCGAGCAGGACACGCCCGAGGAGTTCTTCACCAACGCCCGGTCTCCCCGAGCGAAGGACTTCCTCAGCAAGATCCTCACCCACTGA
- a CDS encoding glutamate ABC transporter substrate-binding protein: protein MKLRRTSAVAIATVAALGLAACGSDGGNSGAAGGDKVKVGIKFDQPGLGLKTGATYSGFDVDVANFIAKELNLDVEFVEAVSAQRETLLKTGQVKYIVGTYSITEKRMADVSFAGPYFIAGQDLLVRSDDTSITGKDTLDGKKLCSVKGSTSAQKIKDEIPGVNLQEYNTYSLCVDALKSGAVDALTTDDTILAGYAAQDTNKGKLKVVGNKFSTENYGVGVKKGDTEFCNQVVTALKKFIDEGKWQESVDKWLGPANYKPGEGNPPTPTCQSA from the coding sequence ATGAAGCTACGGCGCACCAGCGCAGTCGCCATCGCGACCGTCGCAGCCCTCGGCCTCGCCGCGTGCGGGAGCGACGGAGGCAACAGCGGGGCCGCGGGCGGCGACAAGGTCAAGGTCGGCATCAAGTTCGACCAACCGGGCCTCGGCCTCAAGACCGGCGCCACCTACTCCGGGTTCGACGTCGACGTCGCGAACTTCATCGCGAAGGAGCTCAACCTCGACGTCGAGTTCGTGGAAGCCGTCTCCGCCCAGCGCGAGACCCTGCTCAAGACGGGGCAGGTCAAATACATCGTCGGCACGTACTCCATCACCGAGAAGCGGATGGCCGACGTGTCCTTCGCCGGCCCGTACTTCATCGCCGGGCAGGACCTGCTGGTCCGCTCCGACGACACCTCGATCACCGGCAAGGACACCCTCGACGGCAAGAAGCTCTGCTCCGTCAAGGGCTCGACCAGTGCCCAGAAGATCAAGGACGAGATCCCCGGCGTCAACCTGCAGGAGTACAACACCTACAGCCTCTGCGTCGACGCCCTGAAGTCCGGAGCGGTCGACGCCCTCACCACCGACGACACGATCCTCGCCGGGTACGCGGCCCAGGACACCAACAAGGGCAAGCTCAAGGTCGTCGGCAACAAGTTCTCGACGGAGAACTACGGTGTCGGCGTCAAGAAGGGCGACACGGAGTTCTGCAACCAGGTGGTCACCGCACTGAAGAAGTTCATCGACGAGGGCAAGTGGCAGGAGTCGGTCGACAAGTGGCTCGGCCCGGCCAACTACAAGCCGGGTGAGGGCAACCCGCCCACCCCGACCTGCCAGTCCGCCTGA
- a CDS encoding amino acid ABC transporter permease, translating to MGELFAEYNIFAAFGMTILLTVTAAIGSLLIGTIVAIMRLSPVGVFQRTGAFYVNTVRNTPLTLIIIAANIVMAVNLGFNFSDEFARNNLIWAVIALSVYHAAFVCEAIRSGVNTVPVGQAEAARSIGLTFAQSLRDVVLPQGFRGAITPLGNTLIALTKNTTVATAIGVAEVSGLMKEMLELRSDLILPIFLIVAIGFVILTLPMGMLTTYLSNRLVVKR from the coding sequence ATGGGTGAACTCTTCGCGGAGTACAACATCTTCGCGGCATTCGGGATGACGATCCTGCTCACCGTCACCGCCGCCATCGGCTCGCTCCTCATCGGCACCATCGTGGCGATCATGCGGCTCTCACCGGTGGGGGTGTTCCAGCGGACCGGTGCGTTCTACGTCAACACCGTGCGCAACACCCCGCTGACCCTGATCATCATCGCCGCGAACATCGTCATGGCGGTCAACCTGGGGTTCAACTTCAGCGACGAGTTCGCGCGGAACAACCTCATCTGGGCGGTGATCGCCCTGTCCGTCTACCACGCCGCCTTCGTCTGCGAGGCCATCCGATCGGGCGTCAACACGGTTCCCGTTGGACAGGCCGAGGCGGCCCGGTCGATCGGCCTCACGTTCGCGCAGAGCCTGCGTGACGTCGTTCTGCCGCAAGGTTTTCGGGGAGCGATCACCCCTCTTGGCAACACGCTCATCGCCTTGACCAAGAACACCACGGTGGCGACCGCCATCGGCGTGGCGGAGGTCAGCGGTCTGATGAAGGAGATGCTCGAGCTGCGATCCGACCTGATCCTGCCGATCTTCCTCATCGTCGCCATCGGCTTCGTCATCCTCACCCTGCCCATGGGGATGCTGACGACATACCTCTCCAACCGGCTGGTGGTGAAGCGGTGA
- a CDS encoding amino acid ABC transporter permease — MSTAVLFDAPGPRARARHRVLSLVGLLLILSFVGFALWKLGEKGNLDAEKWTPFLTGEIWVEYLIPGLLTTLKAAVISVALAGIFGVAFGMGRVSNHAAVRWLSTIVVEFFRSVPVLVMMIAAFYYYSANNVFDSDINPLAAVITGLTLYNGSVVAELIRSGAGLSIGLTPGQTLRSILLPQAITAMLPSLVSQLVVVLKDTALGAIITYDELLNKFGQIGSYKGNPVPAMIVIAIIFIVINYALTRVAAYVERRLRERGRVTITRGAAGPGAVAEVDTAILDEQLQEADERALRDR; from the coding sequence GTGAGCACCGCTGTTCTCTTCGATGCCCCCGGTCCGAGGGCCCGCGCCCGCCACCGCGTGCTCAGCCTGGTCGGCCTGCTGCTGATCCTCTCGTTCGTCGGCTTCGCGTTGTGGAAGCTGGGCGAGAAGGGCAACCTGGACGCGGAAAAGTGGACGCCGTTCCTCACTGGCGAGATCTGGGTCGAGTACCTCATCCCGGGCCTGCTCACCACCTTGAAGGCCGCGGTCATCTCCGTGGCCCTCGCCGGGATCTTCGGTGTGGCCTTCGGCATGGGCCGCGTGTCGAACCACGCTGCCGTGCGGTGGCTCAGCACCATCGTGGTCGAGTTCTTCCGCTCCGTGCCCGTCCTCGTCATGATGATCGCCGCGTTCTACTACTACTCGGCCAACAACGTCTTCGACAGCGACATCAACCCGCTCGCCGCTGTCATCACCGGGCTGACGCTCTACAACGGATCCGTCGTCGCCGAGCTGATCCGGTCCGGGGCGGGGCTGTCCATCGGACTGACTCCTGGCCAGACGCTCCGGTCGATTCTCCTGCCGCAGGCGATCACGGCCATGCTCCCGTCGCTGGTGAGCCAGCTCGTCGTCGTCCTCAAGGACACCGCCCTCGGCGCGATCATCACCTACGACGAGCTGCTCAACAAGTTCGGGCAGATCGGTTCGTACAAGGGCAACCCGGTGCCGGCGATGATCGTCATCGCGATCATCTTCATCGTCATCAACTACGCCCTCACCCGCGTCGCCGCCTACGTCGAGAGGCGCCTGCGTGAGCGAGGGCGCGTCACGATCACGCGCGGCGCCGCCGGACCCGGTGCGGTCGCCGAGGTGGACACGGCCATCCTCGACGAGCAGCTGCAAGAGGCCGACGAACGCGCTCTCCGGGACCGCTGA
- the dnaG gene encoding DNA primase has translation MAGRINPDDIATVKSRSSIEDVVREHVTLRPAGPGSLKGLCPFHDEKTPSFTIRPAVGAWHCFGCGEGGDVISFIQKVDHLTFSEAVERLAQRLSMELRYEDGGSRPREEGLGRRSRLLEAHRVTEEYYTERLLGDQGARLARDFLRARDFNSSHVRHFGVGFAPRGGEELVRHLRGKGFTDDELVIGGLAGRGSRGLYDRFRGRLVWPIRDITGSTIGFGARRIFDDDRIEAKYLNTSETPIYKKSTVLYGLDLAKKRIAQDRQAVVVEGYTDVMACHLAGVETAVATCGTAFGAEHIKLLRRIMRDEADLAPAKVIFTFDGDAAGQKAAMRAFADDAKWTSQSFVAVEKSGKDPCELRQAGGDPAVQALIEDAVPMFEFAVRTTIKRFDLGTAEGRVQASRAVAPIIGSIRDRSLRPEYTREVAGVLGLEVEQVAAEVARAGRLQVDADRADGRSVNRPSAPGAGSARAAGGFDDVEPGADEAAGLLPVPDRRDPVVLAERQLLQVLLQFPTLLRPGAIDLLSPDAFSAPAHRAVFDGIRIAGGSGERPSLGSWVSTVTEAAPTAVAPLISELAVATLPTRMDATTGLPTARYVEELFNRVRTVELTRRVADAMSEMRRLDHAAAPDPHRSRSLAVKLQELQRQLATIKEGMA, from the coding sequence ATGGCCGGCCGGATCAACCCTGATGACATCGCGACCGTCAAGTCGCGCTCCTCGATCGAGGACGTCGTCCGTGAGCACGTCACGCTGCGCCCAGCCGGCCCCGGGTCGCTCAAGGGGCTGTGCCCGTTCCACGACGAGAAGACCCCCTCGTTCACCATCCGCCCCGCCGTCGGCGCCTGGCACTGCTTCGGCTGCGGGGAGGGCGGGGACGTCATCTCCTTCATCCAGAAGGTCGACCACCTCACCTTCAGCGAGGCCGTCGAGCGGCTGGCGCAGCGACTCTCGATGGAGCTGCGGTACGAGGACGGCGGGTCCCGGCCCCGCGAGGAGGGGCTGGGGCGGCGCTCCCGTCTCCTCGAGGCGCACCGGGTGACGGAGGAGTACTACACCGAGCGACTCCTCGGTGACCAAGGCGCTCGACTCGCCCGGGACTTCCTGCGGGCCCGCGACTTCAACAGCAGCCACGTCCGGCACTTCGGCGTCGGTTTCGCGCCCCGAGGCGGGGAGGAGCTCGTCCGGCACCTGCGCGGCAAGGGTTTCACCGACGACGAGCTCGTGATCGGCGGCCTCGCCGGACGCGGGTCCCGAGGACTCTACGACCGGTTTCGCGGGCGCCTGGTCTGGCCGATCCGCGACATCACCGGCAGCACGATCGGCTTCGGGGCGCGCCGGATCTTCGACGACGACCGGATCGAGGCGAAGTACCTCAACACGTCCGAGACGCCGATCTACAAGAAGTCGACGGTCCTCTACGGGCTCGACCTCGCCAAGAAGCGGATCGCCCAGGACCGTCAGGCGGTCGTCGTCGAGGGCTACACCGACGTCATGGCCTGCCACCTGGCGGGGGTCGAGACCGCGGTCGCGACGTGCGGCACCGCCTTCGGCGCCGAGCACATCAAGCTGCTCCGCCGGATCATGCGCGACGAGGCCGACCTCGCCCCCGCCAAGGTGATCTTCACCTTCGACGGGGATGCGGCCGGCCAGAAGGCAGCGATGCGGGCGTTCGCCGACGACGCGAAGTGGACCTCCCAGTCCTTCGTCGCCGTGGAGAAGTCCGGGAAGGACCCCTGCGAGCTGCGGCAGGCAGGTGGAGACCCGGCCGTTCAGGCGCTCATCGAGGACGCGGTCCCGATGTTCGAGTTCGCGGTGCGCACCACGATCAAGCGGTTCGACCTCGGGACCGCGGAGGGCCGGGTCCAGGCGAGCCGAGCGGTGGCACCCATCATCGGCTCGATCCGGGACCGGTCGCTCCGCCCTGAGTACACCCGGGAGGTGGCCGGGGTCCTCGGTCTCGAGGTCGAGCAGGTCGCTGCCGAGGTGGCCCGCGCCGGACGGCTCCAGGTGGACGCTGACCGGGCGGACGGCCGCTCCGTCAACCGCCCGTCGGCGCCGGGAGCCGGCTCCGCCCGGGCAGCCGGGGGCTTCGACGACGTGGAGCCCGGTGCTGACGAGGCGGCCGGCCTGCTGCCGGTGCCGGACCGGCGCGACCCTGTGGTGCTGGCCGAGCGCCAGCTCCTGCAGGTGCTGCTCCAGTTCCCCACGCTGCTCCGGCCAGGCGCCATCGACCTGCTCTCCCCGGATGCGTTCTCGGCGCCGGCGCACCGGGCGGTCTTCGACGGGATCAGGATCGCCGGAGGCTCAGGCGAGCGCCCCTCGCTCGGGTCCTGGGTCTCCACCGTGACGGAGGCCGCCCCCACAGCGGTGGCGCCGCTCATCAGCGAGCTGGCAGTCGCGACGCTCCCGACCCGGATGGACGCGACGACCGGCCTGCCGACCGCGCGCTACGTCGAGGAGCTCTTCAACCGGGTCCGCACGGTCGAGCTGACGCGGCGGGTGGCGGATGCGATGAGCGAGATGCGCCGCCTCGACCACGCCGCGGCACCCGATCCGCACCGCTCTCGGTCCCTCGCGGTGAAGCTGCAGGAGCTCCAGCGGCAGCTGGCCACGATCAAGGAAGGAATGGCCTGA
- a CDS encoding deoxyguanosinetriphosphate triphosphohydrolase, whose product MAYTEFDRERWVAEDPAQKRADRDDFARDRARLVHSAALRRLAGKTQILGAGHDDFVRNRLTHSLEVAQIGREFGAALGCDADLVDTACLAHDLGHPPFGHNGEMELDRICADIGGFEGNAQTLRLLTRLEPKRCHADGRPAGLNLTRASLDAATKYPWVRGDGPVPTRKFGAYEDDLPVFEWLRADAEPGVRCFEAEVMDWSDDVAYSVHDLEDAIASDWMDPRALRSRTEMRSVLEVAAATYAPDQDPAALAAALERILATGAIPARFDGSRNDLAALKDMTSRIIGRFVLAVELATRERHGPGPLSRYEADLVVPDETRAECAVLKAVANQFVVTTQDQMALKERQRHLLGDLVDAYAAEPDLRLDTPFRSDYRAADDDAARRRVIVDQVASLTDGRALLLHSLWVGPTAEGA is encoded by the coding sequence GTGGCCTATACGGAGTTCGACCGGGAGCGATGGGTCGCGGAGGACCCGGCGCAGAAGCGAGCCGACCGGGACGACTTCGCCCGCGACCGCGCCCGCCTCGTCCACTCGGCCGCGCTGCGCCGGCTCGCCGGCAAGACGCAGATCCTCGGCGCCGGCCACGACGACTTCGTGCGCAACCGCCTGACCCACTCCCTCGAGGTCGCGCAGATCGGCAGGGAGTTCGGCGCCGCGCTGGGCTGCGACGCCGACCTCGTCGACACGGCCTGCCTGGCCCACGACCTCGGCCACCCGCCGTTCGGCCACAACGGGGAGATGGAGCTCGACCGGATCTGCGCCGACATCGGCGGGTTCGAGGGGAACGCACAGACCCTGCGCCTGCTCACCCGGCTGGAGCCGAAGCGGTGCCACGCCGACGGGCGACCAGCCGGCCTCAACCTCACCCGCGCCTCGCTCGACGCGGCCACCAAGTACCCGTGGGTCCGCGGCGACGGTCCGGTGCCGACGCGGAAGTTCGGAGCCTACGAGGACGACCTGCCGGTCTTCGAGTGGCTCCGCGCCGACGCCGAGCCCGGTGTCCGCTGCTTCGAGGCCGAGGTGATGGACTGGTCCGACGACGTCGCCTACTCCGTCCACGACCTCGAGGACGCCATCGCCTCCGACTGGATGGACCCTCGCGCGCTCCGTTCACGCACGGAGATGCGCTCGGTCCTCGAGGTGGCCGCGGCGACCTACGCCCCGGACCAGGACCCGGCGGCGCTCGCCGCCGCCCTGGAGCGGATCCTCGCGACCGGGGCGATCCCGGCCCGGTTCGACGGTTCGCGCAACGACCTCGCCGCGCTCAAGGACATGACCAGCCGGATCATCGGCCGGTTCGTCCTCGCCGTGGAGCTCGCGACGCGAGAGCGCCACGGCCCCGGGCCGCTCAGCCGCTACGAGGCCGACCTCGTCGTGCCGGACGAGACGCGCGCCGAGTGCGCGGTGCTCAAGGCGGTGGCCAACCAGTTCGTCGTCACGACGCAGGACCAGATGGCCCTCAAGGAGCGCCAGCGCCACCTCCTCGGCGACCTCGTCGACGCGTATGCGGCCGAGCCGGACCTGCGGCTCGACACTCCCTTTCGTTCCGACTACCGCGCGGCCGACGACGATGCGGCCAGGCGGCGGGTCATCGTCGACCAGGTCGCCTCGCTGACCGACGGCCGGGCGCTGCTCCTGCACTCCCTGTGGGTGGGGCCGACGGCCGAAGGTGCCTGA
- the dusB gene encoding tRNA dihydrouridine synthase DusB yields MGADWGQSGLVSNVTSPATDPGPGAGPGLPALRIGRHVIESPVVLAPMAGITNRAFRRLCREYGNEGAVTGGASGATSLYVSEMITTRALVERNAETMRLIEHDPDENPRSIQLYSVDPATARAAARILVQEDRADHIDLNFGCPVPKVTRKGGGSALPWKRDLFRSIVGAVVEEGARRDIPVTVKMRKGIDDEHLTYLEAGLAAEDEGAAAVALHGRTAAQAYSGTADWAAIRLLKQTVTTVPVLGNGDIWSAEDALRMVAETGCDGVVVGRGCLGRPWLFTDLAAAFAGSSARVTPSLGVVADTLRTHTLYLTDFYGDEERACRDIRKHIAWYLKGFPAGSTLRSSLALVDSIASLDRLLATLDREAPWPGEAAEGQRGRSGSSRHVVLPEGWLDSRELSDEHRRVVAQAELSVSGG; encoded by the coding sequence ATGGGCGCTGACTGGGGACAATCGGGTCTCGTGAGCAACGTGACCTCCCCGGCGACGGACCCGGGACCGGGCGCCGGCCCCGGGCTGCCGGCCCTGCGCATCGGTCGGCACGTCATCGAGTCACCCGTCGTGCTGGCCCCGATGGCGGGGATCACGAACCGTGCCTTCCGTCGCCTGTGCCGCGAGTACGGCAACGAGGGCGCCGTCACCGGGGGCGCGAGCGGAGCGACGAGCCTCTACGTGAGCGAGATGATCACGACGCGAGCCCTGGTCGAGCGCAACGCGGAGACGATGCGCCTCATCGAGCACGACCCCGACGAGAACCCCCGGTCGATCCAGCTCTACAGCGTCGACCCGGCGACTGCTCGGGCGGCGGCCCGCATCCTCGTCCAGGAGGACCGGGCGGACCACATCGACCTCAACTTCGGCTGCCCCGTGCCCAAGGTGACGCGCAAGGGTGGCGGCTCGGCGCTCCCCTGGAAGCGCGACCTCTTCCGCTCCATCGTCGGTGCGGTGGTCGAGGAGGGCGCCCGTCGGGACATCCCGGTCACGGTGAAGATGCGCAAGGGCATCGACGACGAGCACCTCACCTATCTCGAGGCGGGGCTCGCGGCGGAGGACGAGGGGGCGGCCGCGGTGGCGCTCCACGGGCGGACCGCCGCGCAGGCCTACTCGGGCACCGCCGACTGGGCGGCGATCAGGTTGCTCAAGCAGACGGTGACGACCGTCCCCGTCCTCGGCAACGGCGACATCTGGTCCGCGGAGGACGCCCTGCGGATGGTCGCGGAGACGGGCTGTGACGGCGTGGTGGTGGGCCGAGGCTGCCTGGGTCGGCCCTGGCTCTTCACCGACCTGGCCGCCGCCTTCGCCGGCTCGTCCGCTCGGGTGACCCCGTCGTTGGGCGTGGTCGCCGACACGCTCCGCACCCACACCCTCTACCTCACCGACTTCTACGGCGACGAGGAACGGGCCTGCCGCGACATCCGCAAGCACATCGCCTGGTATCTCAAGGGCTTCCCGGCCGGCTCGACGCTGAGGAGCTCGCTCGCTCTCGTCGACTCGATCGCCTCGCTCGACCGGCTGCTCGCAACGCTCGACCGCGAGGCCCCGTGGCCTGGTGAGGCGGCGGAGGGCCAGCGCGGACGATCCGGCTCGTCCCGCCACGTCGTCCTGCCCGAGGGGTGGCTCGACTCCCGTGAGCTGTCCGACGAGCACCGTCGCGTCGTGGCGCAGGCTGAGCTGTCGGTCAGCGGCGGCTGA
- a CDS encoding alpha/beta fold hydrolase produces MAVHLVLVHGSRLASSQWAPQLPLLREHVTVGLVDLPGHGSRATESFSLARCVEVIDAAVDGAPTASKVVLVGHSLGGYAAMAYAAELGSRLDGLVLAGCSASPVGPGAAIYRGVAAVTDRLGPDRMTRLNDRVLRRLYAVDLIEPVIAGGYFFAPTATAWQAVMTSCRPAMLSGLTCPLLLLNGQFDQMRLGTRRFLRDCPRARVEIIPRASHLANLDQPRAFAAALLRFADSVDGR; encoded by the coding sequence GTGGCGGTTCACCTGGTCCTCGTGCACGGTTCCCGGCTCGCCAGCTCTCAGTGGGCCCCGCAGCTGCCGCTCCTCCGGGAGCACGTCACCGTCGGCCTGGTGGACCTGCCCGGACACGGGTCCCGGGCGACGGAGTCGTTCTCCCTGGCGCGCTGCGTCGAGGTCATCGACGCGGCCGTCGACGGTGCCCCAACCGCTTCGAAGGTCGTGCTCGTCGGACACTCCCTGGGCGGCTACGCCGCGATGGCGTATGCCGCTGAGCTGGGTTCGCGGCTGGACGGCCTGGTCCTCGCGGGGTGCAGTGCGTCGCCGGTGGGTCCGGGAGCGGCGATCTACCGGGGCGTCGCGGCGGTGACGGACCGGCTGGGGCCGGACCGGATGACTCGTCTCAACGACCGGGTGCTGAGGCGCCTCTATGCGGTCGACCTCATCGAGCCGGTCATCGCCGGCGGGTACTTCTTCGCCCCGACCGCCACGGCCTGGCAGGCGGTGATGACGTCGTGCCGACCCGCGATGCTGTCCGGGCTCACGTGCCCGCTCCTGCTGCTCAACGGGCAGTTCGACCAGATGCGGCTGGGCACGAGACGGTTCCTCCGCGACTGTCCGCGCGCCCGGGTCGAGATCATCCCCAGGGCCTCGCACCTCGCCAACCTCGACCAGCCCCGGGCGTTCGCCGCGGCGCTGCTGCGCTTCGCCGATTCGGTGGATGGGCGCTGA
- a CDS encoding sulfurtransferase, which produces MGAMSHLVTARDLAHEIEDVVVIDVRWTLTTPGQEQPGPAEYAAGHVPGAFFVDLDTELAAPPGEGGRHPLPEPAVVEGTLRRCGVSERTRVVVYDGRESYAAARAWWVFRWAGLEDVRVLDGGFAAWVRAGLPVSTEVPEVHHGGFVARPGSMPTVDAHGAADVARSGLLLDARAPERYAGEQEPIDPVAGHIPGAVSAPTAAWLAEDGTFRADLAAHAAEVLGQHNGPVAAYCGSGVTAAHAVLALAEGGVDAALYPGSWSEWIRDPRRPVATGPGPGRPSLG; this is translated from the coding sequence ATGGGGGCCATGAGTCACCTCGTCACGGCCCGCGACCTCGCCCACGAGATCGAGGACGTCGTCGTCATCGACGTCCGGTGGACGCTGACGACGCCGGGACAGGAGCAGCCCGGGCCGGCGGAGTACGCAGCCGGGCACGTCCCGGGTGCCTTCTTCGTCGACCTCGACACCGAGCTCGCCGCCCCCCCGGGCGAGGGCGGCCGCCACCCCTTGCCCGAGCCGGCGGTCGTCGAGGGAACGCTGCGCCGGTGCGGGGTGAGCGAGCGGACCAGGGTGGTCGTCTACGACGGCAGGGAGTCCTACGCCGCAGCCCGCGCCTGGTGGGTGTTCCGCTGGGCCGGCCTGGAGGACGTCCGCGTGCTCGACGGCGGGTTCGCGGCGTGGGTCCGCGCCGGGCTGCCCGTGAGCACCGAGGTCCCCGAGGTGCACCACGGCGGCTTCGTCGCCCGTCCCGGATCGATGCCGACCGTCGATGCCCACGGGGCTGCCGACGTCGCCCGGAGCGGGCTGCTGCTCGACGCCCGGGCTCCCGAGCGCTACGCGGGCGAGCAGGAACCGATCGACCCGGTGGCCGGACACATCCCGGGTGCGGTCAGCGCTCCCACCGCGGCTTGGCTGGCCGAGGACGGGACCTTCCGCGCCGACCTCGCCGCCCACGCGGCCGAGGTGCTCGGGCAGCACAACGGCCCGGTCGCCGCGTACTGCGGGTCCGGAGTCACCGCTGCCCATGCGGTGCTCGCGCTCGCCGAGGGCGGCGTGGACGCGGCGCTCTACCCCGGCTCGTGGAGCGAGTGGATCCGAGACCCGCGCCGGCCGGTGGCCACCGGTCCGGGGCCGGGTCGACCCTCGTTAGGGTGA